One window from the genome of Variovorax sp. PAMC26660 encodes:
- a CDS encoding recombinase family protein has product MSGLVYSYSRFSDPRQAKGSSLERQAAYAARWAAEHGLKLDESLTLRDEGLSAYHQNHVKSGALGVFLAAIESGKVPPGSVLVVEGLDRLSRAEPIQAQGQLAQIVNAGITVVTASDGKAYSRERLKANPMDLVYSLLVMIRAHEESDTKSKRVKASIVRLCQNWIAGTYEGLIRNGKDPVWLRLVDDKWTLIPERVEAARVALDLYRRGYSATRILDVMVERKLSLTEGGPQTLQIYRLIKQRALLGEKEIVVDGENYRLPGYYPALLTVSEWDDLQTLTSSRGRRAAKHGDVPGIITGMRIARCGYCGRALVGQNIGTRNRRADGGIQDGHRRLHCTSYSNGGCPVPGSSSVAPIERALMAYCSDMLNLQALYVGDRAASPRARLASARAKHADLTAKLERLTDAMLEAAEDGGTPATFAKRARALEVEQNDAAAEVAAAERELASVARTDLQGADEIWTKLAAGVESQDLDARLQARQLVADTFEEIVVFQRGIDPSTTPRGIVDLMLRAKGGGTARVLRIDRKGGWVAAESVADD; this is encoded by the coding sequence TTGTCAGGTCTTGTTTATAGCTACAGCCGATTTTCCGACCCGCGTCAGGCAAAGGGGTCCAGTCTAGAGCGTCAAGCGGCTTATGCGGCGCGCTGGGCTGCAGAACATGGATTAAAACTTGACGAGTCGTTGACCTTGCGGGACGAAGGTCTCTCGGCGTATCACCAGAACCACGTCAAGTCGGGGGCTCTGGGGGTGTTTCTGGCAGCGATCGAAAGTGGGAAAGTCCCACCCGGATCCGTCCTGGTCGTCGAGGGCCTGGACCGCCTTTCGCGGGCTGAGCCGATTCAGGCACAGGGCCAGCTGGCACAGATTGTAAATGCAGGCATCACTGTCGTGACGGCGAGCGATGGAAAGGCCTACAGCCGCGAACGCCTGAAGGCCAACCCGATGGACCTGGTCTATTCGCTGCTCGTGATGATCCGCGCTCACGAAGAATCCGACACGAAGAGCAAGCGCGTGAAGGCGAGCATCGTACGGCTGTGCCAGAACTGGATCGCCGGCACCTACGAGGGCCTGATCCGCAATGGCAAGGACCCGGTTTGGCTTCGCCTGGTCGACGACAAGTGGACGCTGATTCCCGAGCGCGTTGAAGCGGCCCGCGTTGCCCTCGACCTCTATCGGCGCGGATACAGCGCCACACGCATCCTCGACGTGATGGTCGAACGCAAGCTCTCCCTCACTGAGGGCGGGCCCCAGACGCTGCAGATCTACCGACTGATCAAGCAGCGCGCGCTGCTGGGCGAGAAAGAGATCGTGGTCGACGGGGAGAACTACCGTCTGCCAGGCTACTACCCCGCCCTGTTGACCGTTTCCGAGTGGGATGACCTGCAGACATTGACGTCCAGCCGCGGCCGTCGTGCCGCCAAGCACGGGGACGTGCCCGGCATCATCACCGGTATGCGGATAGCGCGCTGCGGCTACTGCGGCCGCGCCCTTGTGGGCCAGAACATCGGCACACGGAATCGGCGGGCAGATGGCGGCATTCAAGATGGCCACCGACGGCTTCATTGCACGAGCTACAGCAACGGCGGTTGCCCAGTGCCAGGCTCAAGCTCGGTGGCCCCCATCGAGCGCGCGCTGATGGCCTACTGCTCGGACATGCTCAACCTGCAAGCGCTCTATGTCGGCGATCGCGCCGCGAGTCCGCGTGCCAGGCTGGCCAGCGCGCGCGCGAAGCATGCTGACCTCACGGCCAAGCTCGAGCGTCTGACCGACGCGATGCTCGAGGCGGCCGAAGACGGGGGAACCCCGGCCACCTTTGCCAAGCGCGCACGCGCGCTCGAGGTCGAGCAGAACGATGCGGCCGCGGAAGTCGCTGCCGCCGAGCGAGAGCTAGCTTCAGTAGCGCGGACGGATCTGCAAGGCGCCGACGAGATCTGGACCAAATTAGCCGCCGGCGTCGAATCACAGGATCTAGACGCACGCCTCCAAGCCCGCCAGCTCGTGGCCGACACCTTCGAGGAGATCGTGGTCTTCCAGCGCGGCATCGACCCCTCGACGACGCCCCGCGGCATTGTCGATCTGATGCTGCGCGCCAAGGGTGGCGGCACGGCGCGCGTGCTTCGCATCGACCGCAAGGGCGGCTGGGTGGCAGCCGAAAGCGTCGCAGACGACTAA
- the rimO gene encoding 30S ribosomal protein S12 methylthiotransferase RimO codes for MSTVEERPKTRRPSIGMVSLGCPKALTDSELILTRLSAEGYETSKTFEGADLVIVNTCGFIDDAVKESLDTIGEALAENGRVIVTGCLGAKTGDQGGNLVRQMHPSVLAVTGPHATQEVMDAVHANLPKPHDPFIDLVPNAFGIAGLKLTPRHYAYLKISEGCNHRCTFCIIPSMRGDLVSRPVGDVLGEAKALFEGGVKELLVISQDTSAYGVDVKYRTGFWDGKPVKTRMLELVRTLGEIAEPYGAWVRLHYVYPYPSVDEIIPLMASGQVLPYLDVPLQHSHPDVLKRMKRPASGEKNLERLARWREVCPELVIRSTFIAGFPGETEQEFEHLLDFIREAQIDRAGCFAYSPVEGATANDIPGMLPEAEREARRARFMEVAEAVSIAKLRKRVGSTMQVLVDSAPGMGRKGGVGRTYADAPEIDGTVRLLPPEKISKTLKVGEFTRARIVGAEGHDLIALPV; via the coding sequence ATGAGTACCGTAGAAGAGCGCCCGAAGACCCGTCGTCCGAGTATAGGAATGGTATCGCTAGGGTGCCCCAAGGCCCTGACCGATTCCGAACTGATCCTGACCCGGCTGAGCGCCGAGGGTTACGAGACCTCCAAGACCTTCGAGGGTGCCGATCTGGTGATCGTCAACACCTGTGGCTTCATCGATGATGCGGTGAAGGAAAGTCTGGACACCATCGGCGAAGCGCTGGCCGAGAACGGCCGTGTGATCGTCACTGGTTGCCTGGGTGCCAAGACCGGTGACCAGGGTGGCAATCTGGTGCGCCAGATGCACCCGAGTGTGCTGGCCGTCACCGGCCCGCATGCGACGCAGGAGGTCATGGATGCAGTGCACGCGAACCTGCCCAAGCCGCACGACCCGTTCATCGATCTGGTGCCGAACGCTTTTGGCATCGCCGGCCTCAAGCTGACGCCGCGCCACTATGCGTATTTGAAGATCAGCGAAGGCTGCAACCACCGCTGCACCTTCTGCATCATTCCCTCGATGCGTGGTGACCTCGTGTCGCGGCCGGTCGGCGATGTGCTCGGCGAAGCCAAGGCCCTGTTCGAAGGCGGCGTGAAAGAGCTGTTGGTGATCAGCCAGGACACCTCGGCCTATGGTGTCGATGTGAAGTACCGCACCGGGTTCTGGGATGGCAAGCCGGTCAAGACCCGCATGCTCGAGTTGGTGCGTACGCTTGGTGAAATCGCCGAGCCCTACGGCGCTTGGGTTCGTTTGCACTATGTGTACCCGTACCCGAGCGTCGACGAAATCATTCCGTTGATGGCGAGCGGCCAGGTGCTTCCGTACCTCGACGTGCCGCTGCAGCACAGCCATCCCGATGTGCTCAAGCGCATGAAGCGTCCGGCCAGCGGCGAGAAAAACCTGGAGCGTCTGGCGCGTTGGCGCGAGGTGTGCCCAGAGCTTGTGATTCGCAGCACCTTCATTGCCGGCTTCCCTGGCGAGACGGAGCAGGAGTTCGAGCATCTGCTTGATTTCATCCGCGAAGCGCAGATCGATCGTGCGGGTTGCTTTGCCTACAGTCCCGTCGAAGGCGCGACCGCCAACGACATTCCGGGCATGCTGCCCGAAGCCGAGCGCGAAGCGCGCCGAGCCCGCTTCATGGAAGTCGCCGAAGCTGTATCGATTGCCAAGCTGCGAAAGCGAGTCGGCTCGACGATGCAGGTGCTGGTCGATTCAGCGCCCGGCATGGGTCGCAAGGGTGGAGTGGGGCGCACATACGCCGATGCGCCGGAGATCGACGGCACGGTTCGCCTGCTGCCGCCCGAGAAGATCAGCAAGACGCTGAAGGTCGGTGAGTTCACTCGCGCGCGCATCGTTGGCGCCGAGGGTCATGATCTGATCGCGCTGCCCGTTTGA